The Synechococcales cyanobacterium CNB genome includes a window with the following:
- the dnaE gene encoding DNA polymerase III subunit alpha has translation MPAETPSMGFLGATDAPARFVHLHLHSEYSLLDGANRIDRLVARVRELGMPAVALTDHGNLHGAVAFYEAARKAGVKPILGVEAYVAPGDRRDRTYTGVADGGYHLVLLAENETGWHNLMAMCSEAYLTGFYFKPRIDRALLEERHSGLIAINGHLGSEIGEHLLRFVQRDDRTAWEAAVESARWHARVFSDEGTGPRFYVELQHHVPEQNAINLHLVRLARELSLPLVCDNDAHFLLADDHDAHDSLICISTGKTKDDPNRMRYTPELYVKSAEQMEELFRRELPDAAEEALGNTVRIAERCNVELPIGANHAPVVRVRIPGDADLPRRDDPRFGGDLSAWHRAYCAAFTLEPYDATHDRTDPAAVKAECDRALRMLAEAGMAWRYGMIGDASPERARLNRELNILADKGISPYFLIVWDFVNWGRQRGIPAIARGSGVGTMVGYVLGLSNACPVRYGLLFERFTDPDRAEYPDIDIDLCQDGRAEVLDYVRRKYGHVAQIITFGTLKARAAIRDVARVLGVPLAKADRIAKQVPEQLGITLDRALEAEPDFRAMYDADPEAKRVIDTARRIEGQARHAGVHAAGVIVATRPLHEIIPLYRQTNAAEHEIVTQWDGPTCEKMGLLKMDFLGLRTLSVIERAKRLIREGLAEEAIYGAVGRTPGDGGPHPLDLERLTYDDPRVFAMFQRADTTGVFQFESGGMRRLLTEMKPDRLEDLIAANALFRPGPMDLIPDYNRRKHGADRVPLVHPIVDRHTAETYGVMVYQEQVMLIVHELGGVPLRAAYGLIKAISKKKEKTIAAERSRFLDGAQKNGLSFAAAEELFELILKFAGYGFNKSHSTGYAIVAYQTAYLKTYFPNQYMAAFLTYESQAQKASDWTPYLEDCKRTRFIEPATGRVLRIGVEVRPPDVNLSQAEFSVVFDEGEPRDAHHGHVRFGLRAIKGAGAKAIEAIMRERDGETEKSRGQRSELPLLDASMPRSLDAPLQVNVSHKPFASLFDFCERVPQNAVNKATIEALVKSGAFDSLHGRERRAAMIATIEQAVAAGQKAAHDRATGQGQLFGFGSEPEQAAGMPGAPTPLAPAQAWSESETLRNEKDALGFYVSSHPLEQWASWIAVFASHRVQDLHDLPEDTRVRLAVLAQSVRTTVVRNGRSAGQKMAMITVEDLTGAADAVLFADAYARYGHVLGTDAPFFLLGRIDRSRGEPQVIADSLVPIDGVPLQGGRLRITVSEPKLNGSSERALRQVAAILGRQGTTPKNGAANGGPGAVNGGQPSVPVELLIDTGDCLCEIKPGSPLRCPLAPETLVTLAELLGREALNLVGGQSVEIDRPGRSNYRSG, from the coding sequence ATGCCCGCCGAAACACCATCCATGGGGTTTCTCGGGGCAACCGATGCCCCGGCGCGGTTTGTCCACCTGCACCTGCACTCCGAGTACTCGCTGCTGGACGGCGCGAACCGGATCGACCGCCTCGTGGCGAGGGTCCGGGAACTGGGGATGCCGGCGGTGGCGCTCACGGACCACGGGAACCTGCACGGCGCGGTGGCGTTCTACGAGGCGGCACGCAAGGCCGGCGTGAAGCCCATCCTGGGCGTCGAGGCGTACGTCGCGCCGGGGGATCGGCGCGACCGGACATACACCGGCGTCGCCGACGGCGGGTACCACCTCGTGCTGCTGGCCGAGAACGAGACCGGGTGGCACAACCTGATGGCGATGTGCTCGGAGGCCTACCTCACGGGGTTCTACTTTAAGCCGCGCATCGACCGCGCGCTGCTGGAAGAGCGGCACTCGGGCCTGATCGCGATCAACGGGCACCTCGGGTCGGAGATCGGCGAGCACCTGCTGCGGTTCGTGCAGCGCGACGACAGGACGGCGTGGGAGGCAGCGGTCGAGTCGGCGCGGTGGCACGCGCGCGTGTTCTCCGACGAGGGCACCGGGCCTCGCTTCTATGTGGAGTTGCAGCACCACGTCCCGGAGCAGAACGCGATCAACCTGCACCTCGTCCGGCTGGCTCGCGAGTTGAGCCTGCCGCTCGTGTGCGACAACGACGCCCACTTCCTGCTGGCGGACGACCACGACGCGCACGACTCGCTGATCTGCATCTCGACGGGCAAAACCAAGGACGACCCGAACCGGATGCGGTATACGCCGGAGTTGTACGTCAAGAGCGCGGAGCAGATGGAGGAGCTGTTCAGGCGCGAGTTGCCCGACGCGGCGGAAGAGGCGCTGGGGAACACGGTGCGGATCGCGGAGCGGTGCAACGTGGAACTGCCGATCGGGGCCAACCACGCGCCGGTCGTGCGCGTCCGCATCCCCGGTGACGCGGACCTGCCCCGGCGCGACGACCCGCGGTTCGGCGGCGACCTCTCGGCTTGGCACCGGGCCTACTGCGCCGCGTTCACGCTCGAACCCTACGACGCGACACACGACCGCACGGACCCCGCGGCGGTGAAGGCGGAGTGTGACCGCGCACTGCGCATGCTTGCCGAAGCGGGCATGGCGTGGCGCTACGGCATGATCGGCGATGCGTCGCCGGAGCGGGCACGGCTGAACCGTGAACTGAACATCCTGGCGGATAAGGGGATCTCGCCCTACTTCCTGATCGTCTGGGACTTCGTGAACTGGGGCCGGCAGCGCGGCATCCCCGCGATCGCACGCGGCTCGGGCGTCGGCACGATGGTCGGATACGTGCTCGGCCTCTCGAACGCCTGCCCGGTGCGCTACGGGCTGCTCTTCGAGCGGTTCACCGACCCCGACCGTGCGGAGTACCCGGACATCGACATCGACCTGTGCCAGGACGGCCGGGCCGAGGTGCTGGACTACGTGCGCCGCAAGTACGGGCACGTGGCGCAGATCATCACGTTCGGAACGCTCAAGGCGCGGGCCGCGATCCGCGACGTGGCGCGGGTGCTCGGCGTGCCGCTGGCGAAGGCCGACCGGATCGCGAAGCAGGTGCCGGAACAGTTGGGGATCACGCTGGACCGCGCGCTGGAGGCGGAGCCGGACTTCCGGGCGATGTACGACGCCGACCCGGAGGCGAAGCGCGTCATCGACACCGCGCGGCGCATCGAGGGGCAGGCGCGGCACGCGGGCGTGCACGCCGCCGGTGTCATCGTGGCGACACGACCGCTGCACGAGATCATCCCCCTCTACCGGCAGACGAACGCGGCGGAGCACGAGATCGTCACGCAATGGGACGGCCCGACCTGCGAGAAGATGGGCCTGCTCAAGATGGACTTCCTCGGGCTGCGGACCCTGAGCGTCATCGAGCGCGCCAAGCGACTGATCCGCGAGGGGCTGGCCGAAGAAGCGATCTACGGCGCGGTCGGCCGCACGCCCGGCGACGGCGGCCCGCACCCGCTCGACCTCGAGCGACTGACCTACGACGACCCGCGGGTGTTCGCGATGTTCCAGCGGGCGGACACGACGGGCGTGTTCCAGTTCGAATCCGGCGGGATGCGCAGGCTGCTCACCGAGATGAAGCCGGACCGGCTCGAAGACCTGATCGCCGCGAACGCGCTCTTCAGGCCGGGGCCGATGGACCTGATCCCGGACTACAACCGACGCAAGCACGGCGCGGACCGCGTTCCGCTGGTGCACCCCATCGTCGATCGGCACACCGCCGAGACCTACGGCGTGATGGTGTACCAGGAACAGGTAATGCTGATCGTGCACGAACTGGGCGGCGTGCCCCTCCGCGCGGCGTACGGCCTCATCAAGGCGATCAGCAAGAAGAAGGAAAAAACGATCGCAGCGGAACGGTCTCGCTTCCTCGATGGCGCGCAGAAGAACGGGCTGAGCTTCGCGGCCGCAGAGGAACTGTTCGAGTTGATCCTCAAGTTCGCCGGCTACGGGTTCAACAAGTCGCATTCCACCGGCTACGCGATCGTGGCCTACCAGACGGCATACCTGAAAACGTACTTCCCGAACCAGTACATGGCCGCCTTCCTCACCTATGAAAGCCAGGCCCAGAAGGCGAGCGACTGGACACCGTACCTCGAAGACTGCAAGCGGACGCGGTTCATCGAGCCGGCGACCGGGCGCGTGCTGCGGATCGGCGTCGAGGTCCGACCGCCGGACGTCAACCTGTCGCAGGCGGAGTTCTCCGTCGTCTTCGACGAGGGCGAGCCGCGCGACGCGCACCACGGGCACGTTCGCTTCGGATTGCGCGCGATCAAGGGCGCGGGCGCGAAGGCGATCGAGGCGATCATGCGGGAGCGGGACGGAGAGACCGAGAAATCGAGGGGCCAGAGATCCGAACTGCCCCTGCTTGACGCCTCGATGCCGCGCTCGCTCGATGCCCCTCTTCAGGTCAACGTTTCCCACAAGCCCTTCGCGTCTCTGTTCGATTTCTGCGAGCGCGTGCCGCAGAACGCGGTGAACAAGGCGACGATCGAGGCGCTGGTGAAGAGCGGGGCGTTCGACTCGCTGCACGGGCGCGAACGCCGCGCGGCGATGATCGCGACGATCGAGCAGGCGGTGGCCGCGGGGCAGAAGGCGGCCCACGACCGGGCGACAGGGCAGGGGCAGCTCTTCGGATTCGGGAGCGAGCCGGAGCAGGCCGCGGGCATGCCAGGCGCACCGACTCCGCTCGCGCCGGCGCAGGCGTGGAGTGAGAGTGAAACGCTCCGCAACGAGAAGGACGCCCTCGGGTTCTACGTGTCCAGCCACCCGCTGGAGCAGTGGGCGTCGTGGATCGCCGTCTTCGCGTCCCACCGGGTGCAGGACCTGCACGACCTGCCGGAGGACACGCGGGTACGGCTGGCCGTGCTGGCGCAGTCGGTGCGAACCACCGTGGTCCGCAACGGGCGCAGTGCGGGGCAGAAGATGGCGATGATCACGGTCGAAGACCTGACCGGAGCGGCGGACGCCGTGCTCTTTGCGGATGCCTATGCGCGCTACGGGCACGTGCTGGGGACGGACGCCCCGTTCTTCCTCTTGGGCCGGATCGACCGCTCACGCGGCGAGCCGCAGGTGATCGCGGACTCACTGGTGCCGATCGACGGCGTGCCGCTGCAAGGGGGCCGCCTGCGGATCACGGTCTCCGAGCCGAAGCTGAACGGGTCGTCGGAACGGGCACTGCGGCAGGTGGCCGCGATCCTGGGACGCCAGGGGACGACACCAAAGAATGGAGCAGCGAACGGGGGGCCTGGCGCGGTGAACGGGGGGCAGCCCTCGGTGCCGGTCGAGCTGCTGATCGACACGGGGGATTGCCTGTGCGAAATCAAGCCGGGGTCGCCGCTTCGGTGCCCGCTCGCGCCGGAGACGCTGGTAACCCTAGCGGAACTGCTGGGCCGGGAGGCGCTGAACCTGGTGGGTGGGCAGAGCGTGGAGATCGATCGGCCGGGACGCTCCAACTACCGCAGCGGCTGA
- a CDS encoding UbiX family flavin prenyltransferase translates to MVLRSAGCPAFLELGVIREPSSATGRFVLGITGASGAAYALRLLEVLLRGGHEVHLVVSDYGRRLLADEAGVRTITLEGLLPDIASSTGDDPRGQCDRGRDVGTLSGRLVVHPNRDVGAVIASGSFLHRGMVILPCSSATLGAIASGSGSNLLTRAAMVCLKERRPLILCHRETPLSLIDIENMRTLTLAGATVCPTNPGFYLHPRRVEDLVDFIVGKTLDLLGVEHGLKTRWEGTSLE, encoded by the coding sequence ATGGTCCTTCGATCGGCGGGATGCCCCGCTTTCCTAGAGTTGGGCGTGATCCGCGAGCCGAGCAGCGCGACAGGCCGATTCGTCCTGGGCATCACCGGCGCGTCCGGCGCGGCCTACGCCCTTCGGCTTCTGGAGGTGCTCCTCCGGGGCGGGCACGAGGTTCACTTGGTGGTCAGCGACTATGGCCGACGCCTCCTCGCCGACGAGGCCGGCGTGCGCACGATTACCCTCGAAGGGCTGTTGCCCGACATCGCTTCATCGACCGGCGACGATCCACGCGGTCAGTGCGACCGGGGGCGCGACGTCGGCACCCTCTCCGGCCGCCTCGTCGTCCACCCCAACAGGGACGTCGGTGCGGTCATCGCCTCGGGCAGTTTCCTCCACCGGGGGATGGTGATCCTCCCCTGCTCGAGCGCCACCCTCGGTGCGATCGCCTCGGGCAGCGGCAGCAACCTCCTGACCCGCGCCGCCATGGTCTGCCTCAAGGAACGAAGACCCCTCATCCTCTGCCACCGCGAGACGCCGCTGAGCCTCATCGACATCGAGAACATGCGCACGCTCACCCTCGCGGGCGCCACCGTCTGCCCCACCAACCCCGGCTTCTACCTCCACCCCCGGCGCGTCGAAGACCTCGTCGACTTCATCGTCGGCAAGACCCTCGACCTCCTCGGCGTCGAGCACGGGCTGAAGACCCGGTGGGAGGGGACGTCGCTGGAGTAA